A genomic region of Gemmata massiliana contains the following coding sequences:
- a CDS encoding flagellar biosynthetic protein FliQ, producing the protein MTTDHVIRMTQELFLVALVVAMPALVVSLAVGMLVSIFQTVTSIQDQTLSYVPRIILVGLVLVVTLGFSFQQAVAFTQRMISYAAGKGT; encoded by the coding sequence ATGACAACCGACCACGTGATACGGATGACCCAGGAACTGTTCCTGGTGGCACTGGTGGTGGCCATGCCCGCGCTGGTGGTGAGCCTCGCCGTCGGGATGCTCGTGAGCATCTTCCAGACGGTGACGAGCATCCAGGACCAGACGCTCAGTTACGTGCCGCGCATCATCCTGGTGGGGCTGGTGCTCGTGGTCACGCTCGGGTTCTCGTTCCAACAGGCGGTCGCGTTCACACAACGCATGATCTCCTACGCCGCGGGGAAAGGCACGTGA
- a CDS encoding flagellar biosynthetic protein FliR, with product MTISGVALGLLIARIGAFVAVMPLFSGRAPRSVQAGMVLVFAAFYIGQASSDLGTLPAGSLREVDPIRYGLVITREALIGAAMGFAFGLFLLPGRIAGEFVTQQIGLNISPQVGPTGTDSAGPLTNILETAGALIFLIADGHHVVLAVFHSSFAALPLGGSAIPEAGPMVTGLASAYEMGLLLAAPLALCLFLLAITLAVMARAAPQLNIYSVGFTLQVFVALVAGLVLVPEFVNTLTAIVGRTGEMLPKLLAGRG from the coding sequence GTGACGATCTCCGGTGTGGCTCTGGGACTCTTGATCGCGCGGATCGGCGCGTTCGTCGCCGTCATGCCGCTGTTCTCGGGCCGCGCCCCGCGCTCGGTCCAGGCGGGCATGGTGCTCGTGTTCGCGGCGTTCTACATCGGACAGGCCAGTTCGGACCTCGGCACCCTCCCCGCCGGGAGCCTGCGCGAGGTCGATCCCATCCGCTACGGTCTCGTAATCACGCGCGAAGCGCTGATCGGGGCCGCGATGGGGTTCGCGTTCGGGCTGTTCCTCCTGCCGGGGCGGATCGCCGGCGAGTTCGTGACGCAGCAGATCGGGTTGAACATCTCGCCGCAAGTCGGCCCCACGGGAACCGATTCGGCCGGCCCGCTCACGAACATCCTCGAAACCGCTGGTGCCCTGATCTTCCTGATCGCGGACGGACACCACGTGGTCCTCGCGGTGTTCCACTCCTCGTTCGCGGCACTCCCGCTCGGCGGGTCCGCGATCCCGGAGGCCGGTCCGATGGTGACCGGCTTGGCGAGCGCCTACGAAATGGGACTGCTCCTCGCCGCGCCGCTCGCGCTGTGCTTGTTCCTGTTGGCGATCACGCTCGCGGTGATGGCCCGGGCCGCCCCGCAACTGAACATCTACTCGGTCGGCTTCACGCTCCAGGTGTTCGTCGCGCTCGTTGCGGGACTGGTGCTGGTTCCGGAGTTCGTGAACACCCTGACCGCGATCGTCGGGCGCACGGGCGAGATGCTGCCCAAGTTGTTGGCGGGCCGCGGGTAA
- the flhB gene encoding flagellar biosynthesis protein FlhB: MADEVDDESKTEDPTPRRREEARRQGQVPFSAELVGSLVLIVGVVGLSNLGPDVWNALINIFRHDLPRAFRPDFNIEVAVELLSRTGLRALAALLPFFGLLLAVGVAASIAQVGFQINTEKLELNFDKLNPANGLSRLFSTSALVRGLLTILKVIALGVVAYVVLNGRGGLIGSLGQGRVAGAAPAAWAVVMKLALYLAGAVALVAVFDYAYQRYRFEVSIRMTKEELKQELKQEDGDPMVKARIRQIARERTKQKMLKEVPKATVVVTNPTHYAVALRYDANRDSAPVVIAKGKGAFAKRIAKLARDSGVPVLERPPLARALQSIREGQPIPGVLFRAVAEVLAFVMKLRSGAV, from the coding sequence GTGGCTGACGAAGTCGACGACGAATCAAAAACAGAAGATCCGACACCGCGTCGGCGCGAGGAGGCGCGCCGACAGGGTCAGGTGCCGTTTAGCGCGGAACTAGTCGGGAGCCTCGTACTCATCGTCGGTGTGGTCGGCCTGTCGAACCTCGGGCCGGACGTCTGGAACGCTCTCATCAACATCTTCCGTCACGACCTTCCTCGGGCATTTCGGCCCGACTTCAACATCGAAGTAGCCGTAGAACTCTTGTCCCGCACGGGGCTCCGGGCACTCGCCGCGCTCCTGCCCTTCTTCGGGCTGCTGCTCGCGGTGGGGGTCGCGGCGAGCATTGCGCAGGTGGGGTTCCAGATCAACACGGAAAAGCTCGAACTAAATTTCGACAAACTGAACCCGGCCAACGGGTTAAGCCGGCTATTCTCCACTTCGGCGCTGGTCCGCGGGTTGCTCACGATCCTGAAAGTGATCGCGCTGGGCGTGGTCGCGTATGTCGTGCTCAACGGGCGCGGCGGGCTGATCGGGAGCCTGGGTCAGGGGCGCGTCGCGGGCGCTGCCCCAGCAGCGTGGGCCGTCGTGATGAAGTTGGCACTCTACCTCGCCGGCGCGGTCGCGCTCGTCGCGGTCTTCGACTACGCCTACCAGCGCTACCGGTTCGAGGTCTCGATCCGGATGACGAAGGAAGAGCTGAAACAGGAACTGAAGCAGGAAGACGGCGACCCGATGGTGAAGGCCCGCATCCGGCAAATCGCCCGCGAGCGCACCAAGCAGAAAATGCTGAAGGAAGTGCCAAAGGCCACGGTCGTCGTCACGAACCCGACCCACTACGCCGTCGCACTCCGATACGACGCCAACCGCGACAGCGCCCCTGTAGTCATCGCCAAGGGCAAAGGCGCGTTCGCCAAGCGGATCGCGAAACTCGCCCGCGATTCCGGCGTGCCCGTGCTGGAGCGCCCGCCGCTCGCACGGGCACTCCAATCCATCCGAGAAGGTCAACCGATCCCGGGTGTGTTGTTCCGGGCAGTGGCCGAGGTGCTCGCATTCGTGATGAAGTTGCGCAGCGGAGCGGTGTAG